Proteins encoded together in one Terriglobia bacterium window:
- a CDS encoding TolC family protein produces the protein MTRNHFRSKVCSFLLLVSPMARTILFTLLAFHFLAPMVAAEGRVKDEPKKVASGPAPDQTAAPLTITLQDALDHARANSPQFQAAINEYQSAREDHVQARAGLLPTALYTNQYLYTQGNGTPTGRFIANNAVHEYVSQVDVHQAFGLSQFAEYRRSQAAEAVAQAKSEIAARGLTVTVVQNYYAVLVAQRRYATVQQAAEEARRFLKITQDLEKGGEVAHSDVIKAQLQFNDRQRDLSEARLSMEKSRLSLGILLFPDFNQNFMVVDDLEHSPALPSFTEVQQLAQQDNPDLRAALAALQVASQEMRVARAGYLPSLSLDYFYGIDATRFATKTEGVPNVGSSAIGTVNIPLWNWGATRSKVHQADLRRQQARVELTFAQRQLLSNLRSFFNEAAASHEQLETLRSSAELAADSLRLTTLRYQAGEASVLEVVDAQNTLTQNRNAYDDGEMRFRVALATLQTLTGSF, from the coding sequence ATGACTCGAAATCATTTCCGTTCCAAGGTGTGCTCATTCCTTTTGCTCGTTTCGCCGATGGCCAGGACTATTTTATTTACGCTCCTGGCTTTCCATTTTCTTGCACCGATGGTGGCAGCGGAGGGGAGAGTGAAGGACGAGCCCAAAAAGGTTGCAAGCGGCCCGGCGCCCGATCAAACGGCGGCTCCTCTGACGATTACCTTGCAGGATGCCCTCGACCATGCCCGGGCGAACAGCCCTCAATTTCAAGCGGCGATTAATGAATATCAATCGGCACGCGAGGATCATGTCCAGGCCCGGGCGGGACTTCTGCCCACAGCCCTCTATACCAACCAGTACCTATACACTCAAGGGAACGGGACTCCCACCGGCCGGTTCATCGCCAACAATGCGGTTCATGAATACGTCAGCCAGGTCGATGTGCATCAGGCATTTGGACTCTCTCAGTTCGCCGAATACCGGCGTTCCCAGGCCGCGGAGGCCGTGGCACAAGCCAAATCCGAGATTGCAGCGCGGGGGCTGACGGTGACGGTGGTGCAGAATTATTACGCCGTGCTTGTGGCGCAACGCCGGTATGCGACGGTCCAGCAGGCGGCCGAAGAAGCCCGACGTTTCTTGAAGATCACCCAGGACCTCGAGAAGGGCGGAGAGGTGGCTCATTCCGATGTGATCAAGGCTCAACTCCAGTTTAACGATCGCCAGCGAGACCTTTCCGAAGCTCGATTGTCGATGGAAAAGAGTCGCTTGTCGCTCGGCATTCTGCTGTTTCCTGATTTCAACCAGAATTTCATGGTAGTGGACGATCTTGAGCACAGCCCGGCTTTGCCGTCCTTCACCGAAGTCCAGCAGCTGGCTCAGCAAGATAATCCAGACCTTCGCGCCGCACTCGCAGCGCTCCAGGTGGCAAGCCAGGAGATGCGAGTCGCCCGGGCCGGCTACCTTCCTTCGCTCAGTTTGGATTATTTTTACGGGATTGACGCCACACGGTTCGCCACCAAGACGGAGGGCGTCCCCAATGTAGGATCCTCAGCCATCGGAACGGTGAATATTCCTCTTTGGAACTGGGGCGCCACCAGGAGCAAGGTGCACCAAGCGGACTTGCGGCGCCAACAAGCTCGCGTAGAATTGACATTTGCCCAGCGCCAGCTCCTGAGTAATCTGCGGTCTTTTTTCAACGAGGCGGCAGCGTCGCATGAGCAGCTGGAAACGTTGCGCAGTTCCGCGGAGCTTGCCGCCGACAGCCTGCGCCTGACAACCCTGCGCTACCAGGCCGGGGAAGCCTCGGTCCTCGAGGTGGTCGATGCGCAGAACACCTTGACGCAGAACCGTAACGCCTATGATGACGGGGAGATGCGTTTTCGTGTCGCCCTGGCCACTTTGCAGACACTGACCGGGAGTTTTTGA
- a CDS encoding efflux RND transporter periplasmic adaptor subunit: MGRPLNRRLHAGNTETYRPGFKRNLVLGGLLIWLGLAWGCSKEPAEKEPVVSVQTAVAREATIKRIVTADAILFPLHQAALTPKISAPVREFHVQRGSPVHRGQLLAVLENSDLAAAEIETKGIYEQAQASYESTTAASLPEEMQKAELDVQQAKEALDATQKVYESRQNLYRQGALPRKELDQASVSFTQARAQYEISLKHFNALKAVGRQQEIKAAKGQLTSAEGKHQGSKAQLGYSEIRSPIDGVVTDRPFYPGEMANAGTPLITVMDISQIIARAHIPQQEAAVLKVGNPATISRPGISEDLAGTVTVVSPAVDPNSTTVEIWIQVPNTGHRLKPGETVQVSMVAQEIPKAVVVPASSILTTEDGTTSVMVARNDDRAHVQKVTVGIRQGGEVQITQGLKPGERVITTGGFGLPDNTRIKLTDSSASQP, from the coding sequence ATGGGAAGACCCTTGAACCGAAGACTCCATGCGGGGAATACCGAGACCTATCGACCCGGCTTTAAACGGAACCTTGTCCTGGGGGGGCTTCTCATCTGGCTCGGGCTCGCGTGGGGTTGCTCCAAAGAGCCCGCCGAAAAGGAACCTGTTGTTTCTGTCCAGACGGCGGTGGCGCGTGAGGCCACGATTAAGAGGATTGTCACGGCAGACGCCATTCTCTTTCCCTTACATCAGGCCGCGTTGACTCCGAAGATCAGCGCCCCCGTCCGAGAGTTCCACGTTCAACGGGGCAGCCCCGTGCATCGCGGTCAACTGCTCGCGGTCCTCGAAAACAGCGACCTCGCGGCAGCCGAGATTGAGACCAAGGGCATCTACGAGCAAGCCCAGGCGAGTTACGAGAGCACGACGGCCGCAAGCCTTCCCGAAGAAATGCAAAAAGCGGAGCTCGATGTCCAGCAGGCCAAGGAGGCGCTTGATGCGACCCAAAAGGTCTATGAGAGCCGGCAAAATCTTTATCGTCAGGGCGCGCTTCCCCGTAAAGAACTGGATCAGGCCTCCGTGTCCTTCACGCAGGCACGGGCTCAATATGAAATCTCCTTGAAACACTTCAATGCGCTGAAGGCGGTCGGCAGGCAGCAGGAGATCAAAGCAGCCAAGGGGCAATTGACCTCTGCTGAGGGAAAGCACCAGGGGTCGAAGGCCCAACTGGGATACTCCGAGATCCGCAGTCCCATTGATGGAGTCGTCACCGATCGGCCGTTTTACCCGGGAGAAATGGCGAACGCCGGAACTCCGCTGATCACGGTCATGGACATCTCTCAAATTATTGCCCGTGCCCACATTCCACAGCAGGAGGCTGCCGTATTAAAGGTGGGAAACCCGGCCACAATATCGAGACCTGGAATTTCTGAAGATCTTGCGGGGACGGTAACGGTGGTCAGTCCGGCGGTCGATCCCAACAGCACGACCGTGGAGATCTGGATCCAAGTGCCGAACACGGGACACCGGCTTAAACCGGGTGAGACGGTGCAAGTTTCAATGGTTGCTCAGGAGATTCCGAAGGCGGTCGTTGTTCCGGCGAGTTCCATTCTGACCACTGAGGACGGCACCACCTCCGTCATGGTGGCCCGCAACGATGACCGCGCCCATGTGCAAAAGGTGACGGTGGGCATCCGTCAAGGCGGCGAGGTGCAGATTACGCAAGGACTCAAACCCGGCGAACGGGTCATCACCACCGGCGGCTTTGGACTACCCGATAACACCAGGATCAAGCTGACGGATTCCTCCGCC